The nucleotide window AAGCACATAGTCCTCGAGGTCGGCGCCGAGGCCGCCGTGCTTCTCCGGAAGGACGAGCGCCGTGTAACCGCACTCTTTCATCCGGACGACGTTCTCTAGTGGAAAAGAGTTGTCTCGGTCGTGCTCGCCCGCTCGGGTCGCGAAGTCGGCCGCGAGTTCCGCAGCGAGACTGATCAATCTATGACGCTTTTCGGACATTCCTGCTCCGCAGCTGGTCGAATGCTCTACGCCGTTGGGGCTTCTTTTGCGAGACAGGATGCCACGACTCGCCGGAGCGAAGGAAGCAACTCTGGCGCGCTAGCTTGCGGTCGCTGCCCCGGAAGTGAGCATCAGGCGCTGCGCGTAGGGCATGAGGGTGGCGAAGAGGTTCACCTGCGAATCGAGTGTTTTCCCGAGCCCGCTCAGAAGACCCATTACACGATTGACCAGCAGCACGTCGCCGGGGACCTCCACGATCGGATTGGCGCGTAGGGTCTTCGGGAACTCGTCGGAGAATTGCTCCACGAGCTCCTTGTCTGCATAGGCTTTGTTTTGGCGCAGGGTCTGCCCAAGGAACAGGTCCGCCAATGCGAGCAAGGTCTCGGGCGAGCCATCTTTGGTTCGAAATCCGAGTTCACGGAAGGCCCGGATGATCGCCTCGCGGTCCGAAGTCAAAATCGCGAAGGTGAGACGTACGATCCCCTCGCGAACGTTGCTCGGGAAATCCTTGGCCAGTCCGAAGTCGAGGAAAACTAGCTTGGGCCCGGCCTGCACGAGGATATTGCCCGGGTGGGGATCTGCATGAAAGAAGCCATCGCGAAGAATCATGTCGCAGAAACGATCGATAAGCTTCTGTGCGACCGCGCGCTTGTCGATGCCGGCGCGTTCGAGGGCCGCGATGTCGGTGATCTTGACGCCGTCAACCAGCTCCATCGTAAGCACCCGGCGGGTGGTGAAATCGCAGTAGATCTCCGGGACGACCACGTCATCGCAGGATGCGAAATTGCGCTTGATGGTGATAGCGTTTTCGCCTTCGTGCTCGAAATCGAGCTCCATCGGGATGTACTTCATCACTTCGCGTGCCACCACCTGGAAATCGAAGTCGCGTTCAAGCCACGCCAGCATCCTGAGCACGAACATCATGTTGCGCAGATCGGCGCGCACGATGCCTTCGATCCCGGGATACTGAACCTTGACGGCACAGCGGCGTCCGTCGGGCAAGCGGGCCGCATGAACCTGCGCGAGCGAGGCGGAGGCAATTGGGGTTTGATCAAATTCCGCGAATACCGACTCCAGTGGTCGCTTGAGTTCGGTTTCGATTTGCCGGCGAATGATTTTAAAGGACCGGGGCGGCACTCGATCGTGCAGTCCCGACAGGGTCGAGACCCACTCGTCAGGGAGTATGTCCGCGCGTGTGGCGATGAACTGCGAAGCCTTGATGAGTAGGCCTTCCAAGCGCACCGCGGTCGCGTACATTGCCCGCGCCGAGCGCAAATCCTGCCGGCGAAACAGCGCGTCGCGGTTGCCTCTGGAAATGTATCGGGTCCAAAGCTGGACGGATTTGTAGCCCACGTACACGTAGGCTGCGAGCCACGCGATATTCGCGAAGCGCCAGGCGCGGGTGGAGAGACCCGGTTCCGACGCGTCAGGGGAGAACTGGGGCAGGGCTTTTTCAGCGGACCGCATGTATCGATTCAGAAGCCGTACCGATACTCGGATTGTAGACGATACGAGAACAGCTGAGAATCCAGGATCTCCGCCAATCGCCGTTTCGATCTCAAATCGAAGACTCTGACGGCGGTGGATTCGGATCTTCGTGAGGTGAGTCGTCTGCTGTCCGCAAGTCACCGCTGGTTGCGGCGCAGGGCCGGGTCGCTCGCGTATACATGAGGATAAGGTCTCGCCCGGGCATCCGGGCGGGCAGTCCTCTGCCCTGCAATGGAAGTAAATTCGCTCTCCTACTTTGGAAAAAGATCCCACACCTACGATCGAGCGAGTTCCGTGGGAAACGGATTAGCTCAGCTTGACCCGACGCGCCGGCGCCGCTAATCTCCAGCCATGCCAGATTTCGTAGCCGCCATAACGGGGCCTAATCGCGAATTCCCATGAGTTGAACGACTCCGAAATCCGGCCTCGGAAAAAGCCCTGGGCGCTTCGGAGCCCCGGGGCTTTTTCTTTTGTGTGCGCCGCTGACGCCATGTGGGCGTCGCGAAGAGTGTGGATGCGATGGAAGCGGTTCTCAAAGAAGCTTCGACTATAAAAGGAATAATCCGCCGGTACTATGCGGTCTGGCTCATGTATTCGTTTGCCGGCGGATTCTTGTTTGGCGTCTACCCGATTTTTCTCAAGTCGCGCGGCCTGACCCAATTTCAAATCAACTCGGTGCTGGCGACCTATTTCGTCGTTCTGTTTTTCACTGACGTGCCGACGGGCGCTTTTGCAGATGCACTCGGAAGGCGGCGCTCGTTCGTGGTGGGAACGCTGCTGCGCGTGTCGGCGTTCATCGTTTATTTCTTTGCGCATCATTACTACGTGTTCCTCATCGCGGAGAGCATCGACGGTATCGGTACCACCTTCTGCAACGGCGCAATCGATGCGTGGGGCATCGATGCACTTGATGAGGCAGGCTATGAAGAACTCAAGGACCGCCTGTTCTCGCGAATTTCGCAGATTTCCAACGCTGCCTTCATGGGCTCCGCCATGCTTGGTGCGTACGCCGCCGATATCGATATCGCGTGGCCGTGGTTGCTAGGCGCCGCCGGGTTTTCGCTTTCGTGTGTGGTCGGTGCGACTCTAATGAGGGGCGAGAAGCTGCGGAGTGCTCACCTCGAGCTGCGCGCGATTCCGCTGCACGTCGCGCAACAGGTGCGCAGCGGAATTCAGCTGGGACTGGGTGCCGAGACCGTATTGAAGCTAAGTCTCGCCGGTGCGATCACCTTCGCGGCGTGGGCACCTTACTGGCTCGAATGGCCGATCATGTTCAACGAGCGCTTCAGTGTCGGAGTCTGGATCATCGGATGGATCTACTCCGGACTAACGATCGCGCGCATGATCGGCGCCGAAGTAATGATTCGAATCGGCTGCGATGAGTACGGACGGGCCGCA belongs to Candidatus Binataceae bacterium and includes:
- a CDS encoding AarF/UbiB family protein; translated protein: MRSAEKALPQFSPDASEPGLSTRAWRFANIAWLAAYVYVGYKSVQLWTRYISRGNRDALFRRQDLRSARAMYATAVRLEGLLIKASQFIATRADILPDEWVSTLSGLHDRVPPRSFKIIRRQIETELKRPLESVFAEFDQTPIASASLAQVHAARLPDGRRCAVKVQYPGIEGIVRADLRNMMFVLRMLAWLERDFDFQVVAREVMKYIPMELDFEHEGENAITIKRNFASCDDVVVPEIYCDFTTRRVLTMELVDGVKITDIAALERAGIDKRAVAQKLIDRFCDMILRDGFFHADPHPGNILVQAGPKLVFLDFGLAKDFPSNVREGIVRLTFAILTSDREAIIRAFRELGFRTKDGSPETLLALADLFLGQTLRQNKAYADKELVEQFSDEFPKTLRANPIVEVPGDVLLVNRVMGLLSGLGKTLDSQVNLFATLMPYAQRLMLTSGAATAS
- a CDS encoding MFS transporter, with product MEAVLKEASTIKGIIRRYYAVWLMYSFAGGFLFGVYPIFLKSRGLTQFQINSVLATYFVVLFFTDVPTGAFADALGRRRSFVVGTLLRVSAFIVYFFAHHYYVFLIAESIDGIGTTFCNGAIDAWGIDALDEAGYEELKDRLFSRISQISNAAFMGSAMLGAYAADIDIAWPWLLGAAGFSLSCVVGATLMRGEKLRSAHLELRAIPLHVAQQVRSGIQLGLGAETVLKLSLAGAITFAAWAPYWLEWPIMFNERFSVGVWIIGWIYSGLTIARMIGAEVMIRIGCDEYGRAARVSLLLIVASVMLFAAGVFGHLPVLSLAMLFAMNLATGAMVPLLQSWFNEQIESSQRATLLSFSSTFQTLGGSLGLLVGGVIADSSGIPFAWQIAGMISLLAAPIYWSLRPRAVVEVGAVTLD